The Stratiformator vulcanicus genome has a segment encoding these proteins:
- a CDS encoding response regulator transcription factor, with protein MISTQQCRILICDPHRLIVELLERVLNLDARCSVVATTTENERSVELATEHQPDAVLLGTADSRPDAFTVVGQIKSSSPRSQIILFGDASPDIVLDQALRLKTSGFVLTNESIGSLTDAVTSVVGGEQYFSPEIRNRLSFDPMRRAWQMRSPSQLASLTNRQLEVLRLLAHGQSVKEVARGLHLSEKSVDSHKYRIMSKLNIHDRVELARFAIREGLVSP; from the coding sequence ATGATTTCAACGCAGCAGTGTCGCATTCTGATCTGTGATCCGCACCGATTGATCGTCGAACTTCTGGAACGAGTGCTGAACCTTGATGCCCGTTGCTCCGTGGTCGCCACGACGACGGAGAACGAGCGGTCGGTCGAGCTTGCGACCGAGCATCAGCCCGATGCGGTTCTTCTCGGCACTGCCGATTCCCGCCCCGATGCCTTTACGGTCGTCGGGCAGATCAAGAGCTCCAGCCCGCGGTCGCAAATTATTCTTTTCGGCGATGCCTCGCCTGACATTGTTCTCGATCAGGCGTTGCGGCTGAAGACCTCGGGATTTGTGCTGACCAATGAATCGATCGGCTCGCTGACTGACGCCGTCACGTCTGTCGTGGGCGGGGAGCAGTACTTCTCGCCGGAGATCCGCAACCGGCTCTCATTCGACCCGATGCGGCGGGCTTGGCAGATGCGGTCGCCGTCCCAATTGGCGTCACTGACGAATCGCCAACTCGAAGTGCTTCGGTTGCTCGCCCACGGACAGAGCGTCAAAGAAGTTGCCCGGGGACTGCACCTGTCCGAGAAAAGTGTCGACAGCCACAAATACCGCATCATGTCGAAGCTCAACATTCACGACCGGGTTGAGCTGGCGCGGTTCGCTATTCGCGAAGGCCTGGTTTCGCCGTAA
- a CDS encoding MMPL family transporter, which produces MFFHSLGRLVSRSWAVLPVLWVALLCSLYIIAPPFQSVVEDGEFDFLPESSPSLVAEEAFNSAFSSEFARSSIAVVVRRKGVDDEGQPQELTTAEDLTERPELADYTFIDNVLIPRIRELVISRGWMAPAGEEEQTASDGDAQLAAVEETIETDIPTVVTDIGESPDGSINPIVANIRTYQDSGLGELLQSQDGSAALIVLNLETEYQEKVNQPLINALAELVDPATGDLRAEGKIPPGLEIYLSGPAVVGNDLRQAAQDSARATDSATAILVIGLLLIIYRAPLLAIIPLLTVFVAVKTSLLLLALAAQAGWVDLFNGIKIYVSVVMYGAGIDYCMFLMARYREELEEGGDFGSAIGAAIGNVGPALAASAGTTMVGLGMMYFAQFGKFSEAGVAMSFSLGVVLIGTLTLTPALLRMFGRYAFWPHVPRERITRAANWLSPTNIISRLLERSQLRKAWSVAADRIAAAPLKWLVVTIAVMTPFAAVGVAWHDWLTYGLLSELPPSEISVRGAEAVSDHFPAGYATPTTLLISQPENPDIDFSDPEGAAVIDELTDSIWQRREELGISDLRTVTAPLGVERLEGLNAFQRRAAILRAQRFSDYYVGSVDSEQAYATRIDLIFEDDPFSRDSIRKIEELRQLVPEILPESLTDSQIHFLGATASIRDLREVTAQDQVLIDLLVLAGVFTVLVILLRNAAISAFLITTVFFSYLVTFGVTFCVFAALTPDFVGLDWKVPVFLFVILVAVGEDYNIYLVTRVEEEQQRHGPVAGVTSALAKTGGIISGCGMIMAGTFSSLMFGSLSGMIQLGFALAFGVLLDTFVVRPIIVPAYLVMLNRGDFGSLGPWLGAFQPKADGSDDVGVDLPESESNASPIDDTEQSVEKRSKAS; this is translated from the coding sequence ATGTTTTTTCATTCGCTGGGCCGCCTCGTTTCTCGCTCGTGGGCCGTGCTACCGGTCCTATGGGTGGCTCTACTTTGCTCGCTCTACATCATCGCGCCGCCGTTTCAAAGCGTTGTTGAAGACGGCGAATTTGATTTTCTGCCGGAGTCATCGCCGAGCCTCGTCGCCGAAGAGGCCTTCAACTCGGCGTTTTCATCGGAATTCGCTCGCAGTTCAATCGCGGTCGTCGTCCGACGCAAAGGCGTAGATGATGAGGGTCAGCCTCAAGAATTGACCACCGCCGAGGACCTCACCGAGCGCCCGGAACTTGCCGATTACACATTTATCGACAACGTCCTGATTCCACGAATTCGCGAGTTGGTGATCTCGCGTGGGTGGATGGCCCCGGCCGGCGAAGAGGAACAGACAGCGTCAGATGGTGACGCTCAGCTCGCCGCAGTCGAAGAGACGATCGAGACCGACATTCCGACAGTCGTGACCGACATCGGCGAATCGCCGGACGGAAGTATCAACCCGATCGTCGCCAATATTCGAACGTATCAAGACAGCGGTTTAGGCGAACTGCTCCAGAGTCAGGACGGCTCGGCCGCACTGATCGTCCTCAATCTTGAAACCGAGTATCAGGAGAAGGTTAATCAGCCGCTGATCAATGCGCTGGCCGAACTCGTTGACCCGGCCACCGGCGATCTGCGGGCCGAAGGCAAGATTCCGCCGGGGCTCGAAATTTACCTCTCAGGACCGGCCGTCGTCGGAAACGACCTGCGACAAGCCGCACAGGACAGCGCTCGCGCGACCGACTCGGCGACCGCGATCTTGGTCATCGGCCTGCTTCTAATCATCTACCGCGCCCCGCTGCTGGCGATTATCCCGCTGCTCACCGTGTTCGTTGCCGTCAAGACGTCACTGCTCCTACTGGCCCTGGCGGCCCAAGCCGGATGGGTCGACCTGTTTAACGGAATCAAAATCTATGTCAGCGTCGTGATGTATGGCGCAGGCATCGACTACTGCATGTTTCTGATGGCCCGATATCGGGAAGAACTGGAGGAAGGGGGCGACTTCGGCAGCGCGATTGGTGCCGCAATCGGAAATGTGGGGCCGGCCCTCGCCGCCAGCGCCGGAACGACGATGGTCGGCCTGGGCATGATGTACTTCGCCCAATTCGGAAAGTTCAGTGAGGCCGGAGTCGCCATGTCGTTCAGCCTCGGCGTCGTGCTGATCGGAACGCTCACGCTGACGCCGGCGCTGCTGCGAATGTTCGGCCGCTACGCATTTTGGCCACATGTCCCGCGCGAACGCATCACGCGGGCCGCAAATTGGCTCTCGCCGACAAATATAATTTCGCGACTGCTCGAACGCTCTCAGCTTCGCAAAGCGTGGAGTGTTGCCGCGGATCGGATCGCCGCCGCGCCGTTGAAGTGGCTGGTCGTCACGATTGCGGTCATGACTCCCTTCGCCGCGGTCGGAGTTGCGTGGCACGACTGGCTGACCTACGGGCTCCTGTCGGAATTGCCGCCGTCGGAGATCAGCGTTCGAGGGGCGGAGGCCGTTTCCGACCACTTCCCGGCGGGATACGCGACCCCGACGACCTTGCTGATTTCACAGCCCGAAAACCCCGACATCGACTTTTCTGACCCCGAAGGCGCAGCGGTCATCGACGAACTGACCGACTCTATTTGGCAGCGTCGCGAAGAGTTGGGCATTTCTGATTTGCGAACCGTGACAGCCCCGCTCGGCGTTGAGCGGTTGGAAGGGCTCAACGCCTTTCAACGAAGGGCTGCGATTCTGCGTGCGCAGCGGTTCTCAGACTATTACGTCGGTTCGGTCGATTCGGAACAGGCCTACGCGACGCGGATCGACCTCATTTTTGAAGACGATCCGTTCTCGCGAGACAGCATCCGCAAGATCGAGGAATTACGGCAGTTGGTCCCCGAGATTCTGCCGGAGTCGCTGACCGACTCGCAGATTCACTTTCTCGGCGCGACGGCCAGTATTCGCGATCTGCGTGAAGTCACGGCCCAGGATCAAGTCTTGATCGATCTGCTCGTGCTGGCGGGGGTCTTCACCGTTCTCGTCATTCTGCTCCGCAACGCGGCGATCTCGGCGTTCCTGATCACCACGGTTTTCTTCAGCTATCTGGTGACCTTCGGTGTGACCTTCTGCGTGTTTGCCGCCCTCACGCCTGACTTCGTCGGGCTGGACTGGAAGGTGCCGGTCTTTCTGTTCGTGATCCTCGTGGCGGTCGGCGAAGACTACAACATCTACCTGGTCACCCGAGTCGAAGAAGAACAACAACGCCACGGACCCGTTGCGGGCGTTACCAGCGCTTTGGCGAAGACCGGCGGGATCATCTCCGGCTGCGGCATGATTATGGCCGGGACGTTTTCCTCACTGATGTTCGGCTCGCTCAGCGGCATGATTCAGCTCGGCTTCGCCTTAGCCTTCGGCGTGTTGCTCGACACGTTCGTGGTGCGACCAATCATCGTTCCCGCTTACTTGGTGATGTTGAATCGGGGTGACTTCGGATCGTTGGGACCATGGCTCGGGGCGTTCCAGCCGAAAGCCGACGGTTCGGACGACGTGGGAGTCGATCTGCCCGAAAGTGAATCGAATGCCTCACCGATCGATGACACCGAACAGTCCGTGGAGAAACGCTCCAAGGCGTCCTGA